GACGCAGAGGGGAACCGCAAGAGAATCAGAAAGAAATCTTCTGTGCCTTGCGGTTCCCCTCTGCGTCTCTGCGTGTGATGCGTTCTTTTCGAGAAAGTAGCACGAAGCGAGCACGCCAACCCTGGTGTTGTAGCCAGAGCACAACCCGCCGCCAGTCCGGCGCAAGGGAGTGACTAACATCTTAGTCAGGTGACTAAAAGGGTAGTCAGGGATCGCCGGTCCGCTCCGTCAACTTCACGGAGGCCTTGCGCCAATCAGAGCGCTTGCCGAAGATATACCGTAAGTACATCGGCACCTGCGTCCAGACCAGCGAGGGCTTCGTATGAGCCGAGCCGGAGATCGTCACTTCGATGAGTTCCAGGACCACACCCTGTTGAAGCACCTCGTTCTGCGTAAGTACGTAGGTGCATGGGCTGCGAAGCTCCGGAAGCTCCGTGGCGAGGTCTGGTTCGTGGATGCTTTCGCGGGAGAAGGGTCCGACAGAAAAGGAAATCCCGGTTCGCCGCTGATCGCCGCCAAGCTCGCCGAGCCGTTTGAGCATGATGGCCATGGTGTGATGCGGATTTTGGCCATCGAGAAGGATGCGGTCCGTTGCGCGCGCCTTCAAGAGGTCATGCGTCCGTTCACCGAACGCAAAATCGCTGTCGTCCGATGCGGCACCCTGGTCGAGCGTATCGACAATTTCGCGAAGCACATCGGAGACAAGCCGGCCCTGTTCTTTCTCGATCCGTTCGGGGTCGAAGGTCTGCTCGAGGACCTGCTGCCCCAACTCCTACGTGGGCCGCAGAACGAGGTCTTTGCGTTGTTCGCCGACGTGGGCGCCAACCGTCTGCACGCCGTGCTCATGGCGGAGGGAAGAGACCCCGATGCGGAGGAGGAAGTACTCCGTGCCGCCCCCTCGTTGTTCCCCGAGTTCGTCGAGGAGGATGTCGACCGATCTCGCGCTGCCGCGGAACGGAGTCAGCGCGCCCTACGATCGACACAGGACGCTTCGGACAGGATCCTATCCGAAGCGCTCGGCCCAGGTACGCTAAAAGAGGCGGCGCTCGTGCCGGAGCACGCGCGCCGAGAGTGGCTCGTGCGGCGGTACATGCGCACGCTGGTCGATGCAGGCGCAAGATACGTCCTTGCCCTGCCTGTACGGGACGCATCGAGCCAGCGCGTCTACCAGCTCGTGTACGCCACGAAGAGCGCAGTGGGGCTTCGCACGATGAAGGAGGCGATGGACAGTGCGCTCCGAAGCACGAGCCTCCCGGACGAGTCCACAGAGTTAATCCGAGCGGAACTCCGCGGGAACGAAGATGCCGTCGTACGTGAACTATCCAGCCACTTCGCCGGCTGCGAGGTCCGCTGGACGGAGGAGAAGGATCGCCGGACGGACACCGTCAAGCGCTACCTTCTCGAGCAGACAGCTATCTTTCCGATGCAATTTCCGGCGGTCCTCCAGCGCCTGGGCGAAGCCGGTCTCGTTGCGGGAAGGAGGTCTATCACACTGCGATTTCCACCAGTTCGCCGGGCTGGGCCGTGATTGCAGCAAGGTCGGGGTAACCATCGTAGATCTCGCCATCCAGCATCCGGCCGCCTGATTTCGGCGTCCGCCCACCAACTTGTTTGAAGAAGAAGGCAACCCCGACTTCGAGGCACTGTTCGCGAATCGAGCGCGCCCACTCCAGATCGATCGGCCGGAAGTCGGCACCGCTCTCTCCGCCAGCAATCACCCAGTGGATGCCATTCAGATCCAAACTGAGTGGGCCAAGGAGCGGCTCGCATGAGAGAAACCGCACCGTCGCAGGAAGGCTCCGCAGATGCCCCACTCGGTATGCCGCTTCCTGGTTCTCGACCGAAGTCCCGATCCAGATGTGCGCTGGGACGCAGCCCTCTGGGAAGAGATCCTGGTTTCGTTCAAAGAAACGCACGGCGCGTCCAGGACGCTTTGTTAGTACCTGGTAAATGTGCCGGTCAACCCTAAGCATCACCTCGAAAACGCGACGCACGAAGGACTCGGGGATATCCCGATGGAAAAGGTCCGACATCGAGTTGACGAATATACGCCTCGCGTCAGTCCAACGCGCCGGCTGCGTCAATCGCTCCTCCCAGACTCTCACGGCGAACGGATCCCGGATGTTGACCTCCGACTGCACGACAGGAAGGCGCTTCAGATATCCGTCCGCAAGGCGAGTCCGCGCCAGGACGAGTGCATAACAGTGGTCGCAGCCGGCGCTTACCTGGGTGCAGCCGGTGGTGGGGTTCCAGGTGGAATCCGTCCACTCTATTGGTGTGCTGTTCCGCATGGCTGCTGCGTCCGTTTTTACGATTTCGGATTTGATTCGGTTTGGAAGGTACGATGTCACATACCGGCCATACGCGCAAGGATTCTCTGGTTCGCACCGAGTACATCCTACCGGCGCACCTCAGGTTGCTGACACAACACGCCCCGCCGGAGATCCGGCGGGGCGTTCGCGCATTCTCCACCTTTCCTGTCATCCTGAGCGACGCGCCGCTCCGCCCTCTCCCCCTCGCCAATCTGTGGCGCGGAGCGAAGGATCTACTGCGCGTTCCGGGGGATCTGTGTGTCTGCGCGAACCCCGGCCCGGCGCCGGCTAGATCCTTCGTTCGCCGCCCAAGGACTGAGCCGCGGCGAACGCATGTGGGGCGGCTCTCTCAGGATGACAAAGTCAGGGTGACGATCCCCTGCCCTCTGTCACGGTCGGCACGCACTCACGCACTCACGCACTTCCCCTATCGCCCCCGCTCCAGCTCCACATCCCCGCTCACGGTGTGGATCTCGATTTCGGGGCCGCCGCGGCCGATGGTGGCGTGGATGTTGTGGCCGACGCGGACGAACGAGCGGCCCCGGTTCTCGCGCGAGTTCATGCGCAGCTCGAAGTCGCTGTCGACGTCGCCGCTGACGGTGTTCACGC
This DNA window, taken from Longimicrobium sp., encodes the following:
- the tcmP gene encoding three-Cys-motif partner protein TcmP, giving the protein MSRAGDRHFDEFQDHTLLKHLVLRKYVGAWAAKLRKLRGEVWFVDAFAGEGSDRKGNPGSPLIAAKLAEPFEHDGHGVMRILAIEKDAVRCARLQEVMRPFTERKIAVVRCGTLVERIDNFAKHIGDKPALFFLDPFGVEGLLEDLLPQLLRGPQNEVFALFADVGANRLHAVLMAEGRDPDAEEEVLRAAPSLFPEFVEEDVDRSRAAAERSQRALRSTQDASDRILSEALGPGTLKEAALVPEHARREWLVRRYMRTLVDAGARYVLALPVRDASSQRVYQLVYATKSAVGLRTMKEAMDSALRSTSLPDESTELIRAELRGNEDAVVRELSSHFAGCEVRWTEEKDRRTDTVKRYLLEQTAIFPMQFPAVLQRLGEAGLVAGRRSITLRFPPVRRAGP
- a CDS encoding phage Gp37/Gp68 family protein; the protein is MRNSTPIEWTDSTWNPTTGCTQVSAGCDHCYALVLARTRLADGYLKRLPVVQSEVNIRDPFAVRVWEERLTQPARWTDARRIFVNSMSDLFHRDIPESFVRRVFEVMLRVDRHIYQVLTKRPGRAVRFFERNQDLFPEGCVPAHIWIGTSVENQEAAYRVGHLRSLPATVRFLSCEPLLGPLSLDLNGIHWVIAGGESGADFRPIDLEWARSIREQCLEVGVAFFFKQVGGRTPKSGGRMLDGEIYDGYPDLAAITAQPGELVEIAV